The Porites lutea chromosome 4, jaPorLute2.1, whole genome shotgun sequence genome contains a region encoding:
- the LOC140932830 gene encoding uncharacterized protein yields the protein MVYCFAPTCNHASESHTCQFFAFPSPEKATNEHKRWIRLIRREDKMPSKSSRVCSCHFRGGKKSNGPEIFERNREKLFHEQRGSPPKKKKIETDFRAKTLTEMIEDARKNESPSIKENTEQKQKTTREVILEAELDLVKRDLKSLEEQVQYKTRCYTVGELSGDVVRMETGLPTKEVFEIVVTYALRFKDSINYFAGWTVESISFEDQIFITLMKVKQNYTNLHLAQLFNCSVATIANIISTFIHVLHTILFKDIMTSIPSRDKNKLSAPSSFNQYGSCRIVIDCTDIEVAAPGLMSQQNATYSSYRGMNSFKVLVGVAPNAVITYVSKLYPGSISDKAIVQESGLLNHLTPGDMILADKGFLIQDIVPRGVSVNIPPFLNNGTFTESEAKATKAIARCRIHVERANARLKDFRILSFIPSYLRCYADVLFQLVAALVNLQFPLIKEGCEDMVFE from the exons ATGGTCTACTGCTTTGCTCCGACGTGTAACCATGCGTCGGAGAGCCATACTTGCCAGTTCTTCGCCTTTCCAAGTCCTGAAAAGGCAACAAACGAACACAAACGATGGATTCGTCTGATAAG GAGAGAAGATAAAATGCCCAGCAAATCCTCGAGGGTGTGTAGCTGCCATTTTAGAGGCGGTAAAAAGTCCAATGGTCCAGAGATTTTTGAGCGAAATAGGGAAAAATTATTTCACGAACAAAGAGGGTCTCctccgaagaaaaaaaaaattgagactGACTTCAGGGCAAAGACTCTTACTGAGATGATCGAAGACGCTCGCAAAAATGAGTCACCATCCATTAAGGAGAATACAGAACAGAAGCAAAAAACAACACGGGAGGTTATTCTGGAGGCAGAATTGGACCTAGTGAAGAGAGATCTAAAGAGTCTAGAGGAACAAGTCCAGTACAAAACCAGGTGTTACACTGTGGGAGAACTGTCAGGAGATGTTGTCAGAATGGAAACTGGGCTTCCTACAAAGGAAGTATTTGAAATTGTTGTGACATATGCCTTGAGGTTTAAAGATTCAATCAATTATTTTGCTGGCTGGACGGTTGAATCTATCAGTTTTGAAGACCAGATTTTCATTACTTTAATGAAAGTAAAACAGAACTACACCAACCTGCACTTGGCTCAGCTATTTAATTGCAGTGTTGCTACAAttgcaaacattatttcaacaTTTATTCATGTGTTGCATACCATTTTATTTAAGGACATTATGACATCTATTCCCTCTCGAGACAAAAACAAACTATCTGCACCATCCTCTTTTAATCAATATGGTTCTTGTCGGATTGTCATAGACTGCACTGATATTGAGGTTGCAGCACCTGGACTAATGAGTCAACAAAATGCAACATATTCATCTTATCGTGGAATGAATTCATTTAAAGTCCTTGTTGGTGTTGCACCAAATGCAGTCATCACGTACGTAAGCAAGCTCTACCCGGGTTCTATTTCAGACAAAGCCATTGTCCAAGAGTCAGGCCTTCTCAATCACTTAACTCCTGGGGATATGATACTTGCGGACAAGGGATTTCTCATCCAGGATATTGTACCACGAGGGGTTTCTGTAAACATCCCACCATTCCTGAACAATGGAACTTTTACTGAGAGCGAGGCAAAGGCTACAAAGGCTATAGCCAGATGTCGGATTCATGTGGAAAGAGCCAATGCTAGACTAAAAGACTTTAGAATTTTAAGTTTCATCCCCTCTTATTTACGTTGTTATGCTGATGTATTGTTTCAGCTGGTTGCGGCACTTGTAAATTTGCAGTTTCCACTAATCAAAGAGGGATGTGAGGATATGGtttttgaatag
- the LOC140932831 gene encoding uncharacterized protein translates to MATLSIASLLSFFSDEKKSIKKGENHFNSDHVEAFSYQQGVLRGEVHASMKKKVYKVTIYLDDQQEIKSTECECPRGAFKCSHAAALFIHGIHNLSRTDVECQWRKRKSTTTLSNQAVSELFPPPKRYCALSRNPTQADRFALYEDLKEYEKFTGLCWLLSPEPPVANKLPMPSIEEIIFSDEFLQARGSQEQLDCLVRCSKLDEHKIARISQLTVGQRDNPAWHLARRGRLTASNFGSVLKAKRVTPSLVKRLLGEYDLSRVKAVQWGVNNEKEAIKAFTLKTGKIVKDTGIWFDSSGILGASPDGIVDDETVLESKCPYTERNLTIEEALNSTSFCLKKSESGQGYALRKDHVYWDQVQGQMYLSRRKFCFFVVWTTKDVAILKIERDDTWAANIPRLIKFYYDYIFPKIVEGEL, encoded by the exons ATGGCGACGCTATCTATCGCATCGCTGCTTTCTTTCTTCTCAGACGAAAAGAAATCgataaaaaaaggagaaaaccaCTTTAATTCTGATCATGTGGAAGCATTTAGTTACCAGCAAGGAGTTTTACGAGGAGAAGTGCACGCAAGTATGAAAAAGAAGGTTTATAAAGTCACG ATTTACTTGGATGAccaacaagaaataaaatcgaCCGAGTGCGAATGTCCAAGAGGAGCGTTTAAATGTAGTCATGCAGCCGCACTTTTTATTCACGGGATCCACAACCTTTCCCGCACAGACGTCGAATGCCAGTGGAGAAAAAGGAAGTCCACGACTACGCTGTCAAATCAAGCGGTTTCAGAGCTATTTCCTCCGCCAAAAAGGTACTGTGCTTTGTCTAGGAACCCGACGCAAGCCGATCGTTTCGCGTTGTATGAAGATTTAAAGGAATATGAAAAATTTACTGGACTATGCTGGCTGCTTAGCCCTGAGCCACCTGTTGCTAACAAGCTGCCCATGCCTTCCATCGAGGAAATTATTTTCTCTGACGAGTTTCTTCAAGCTAGAGGGAGTCAAGAACAGCTGGATTGCTTGGTTCGCTGTTCAAAACTAGATGAACATAAAATCGCAAGGATTAGCCAGTTAACTGTGGGCCAAAGAGACAACCCTGCTTGGCATTTGGCAAGAAGGGGTCGACTTACTGCCAGTAACTTTGGCTCTGTCCTCAAAGCTAAAAGAGTCACTCCTTCACTAGTAAAACGTCTCCTTGGGGAGTACGATTTATCAAGAGTCAAAGCAGTCCAGTGGGGAGTTAACAATGAAAAAGAAGCCATTAAAGCGTTCACCTTAAAAACAGGGAAAATTGTTAAGGATACTGGTATCTGGTTTGATTCTTCTGGAATTCTTGGTGCCTCACCTGATGGCATTGTAGATGATGAAACTGTTCTGGAGTCAAAGTGCCCGTACACTGAACGAAACCTGACAATAGAAGAGGCTTTGAATTCAACATCATTCtgccttaaaaaaagtgaaagtggGCAGGGTTACGCCTTGAGGAAAGACCATGTGTACTGGGATCAAGTCCAGGGACAAATGTATTTGTCTCGtagaaagttttgtttttttgttgtctgGACTACAAAAGATGTAGCTATTTTGAAAATAGAAAGGGATGACACATGGGCTGCAAACATCCCACGCTTAATTAAGTTTTATTATGATtatattttcccaaaaattgtGGAAGGAgaattgtaa